From a region of the Lactuca sativa cultivar Salinas chromosome 4, Lsat_Salinas_v11, whole genome shotgun sequence genome:
- the LOC122197503 gene encoding uncharacterized protein LOC122197503, with protein MGFFGNSVKKKKKHRALTHSFTASLLPAGREAPFSQTFFSGQPFFSGQTFFSGRTDDSGESTAADDSKAIGGCDFTVKETILLYLNVRFLFFFFGFPSQMDANVISDIVQNENFYTISQVAVVSNAITNDNEVDANEVLEEDGIGEEDDEDAFDNNFQVPSTFGIIEETNMTTDNNWIVTQLASKNDFTQELGKDSFKDKEELIRAIKLYSIRTHKPFEVVETRPTLWTIRCKLHLQSGCKWQVRAIKRKRSGYFEITKYMGPHTCLYNNISQDHPNLDGSLIAQETKHLIKEQPSISIPALRAEIVDKLGYIPSYKKVWTGKQKAIEQVFGNWEESYSALPKFLCAVQKFNPGTIVEWLVSSSTNEEPMEFRRVFWAFAPSIKGFVHCRPVISIDGTHLYGKYKGTMMIAMGVDGNNQILPLAFAIVENESYDSWNWFLSYIKIHVVKEREGICLISDRHLGILKAVNQHGSPWLEPRGFHRYCLRHFINNFYEKFRNSELKGLAYRAGSQNQVRKFNSTMEEIGKLNPQARQWLESHPLDRWTLAHDGGRRYGLLTTNLSEIFNSVLKGARFLPITACVQLTFYRLVHYFEVRRPLGNSSRANGDAYTPHVLVKQVALMSKASAHSLRSFNREKGIFELITQRGRNVQVVNLEQKTCTCGKWEVFKYPCSHVLSACATLSLNSWQYVDKCYSIVKYCDTWASEFSPLPHEAYWPQSLFKELLPNFELLRNKKGRPRSTRLRNGMDIKEGRKANLCGICKQSGHNRKKCPSKPR; from the exons ATGGGTTTTTTTGGTAATTcagtaaaaaaaaagaaaaaacaccgTGCCCTAACTCATTCTTTCACAGCGTCGCTTTTACCTGCAGGAAGAGAGGCGCCCTTCAGCCAGACCTTCTTCTCCGGCCAACCCTTCTTCTCCGGCCAGACCTTCTTCTCCGGCCGAACCGACGACTCCGGCGAATCCACTGCAGCCGACGACTCCAAGGCAATCGGAGGTTGCGACTTCACAG TTAAAGAAACGATTCTATTGTACCTTAATGTTcgatttctgttttttttttttggatttccaTCACAG ATGGATGCTAATGTCATATCAGACATTGTTCAAAATGAGAATTTCTATACAATCTCTCAAGTTGCAGTGGTGAGCAATGCAATAACAAATGACAATGAAGTTGATGCAAATGAAGTGCTTGAAGAAGATGGCAtaggagaagaagatgatgaagacgCTTTTGACAACAACTTTCAAGTTCCTTCAACTTTTGGTATTATAGAAGAAACGAATATGACCACCGACAACAATTGGATTGTGACACAATTAGCGAGCAAAAATGATTTTACACAAGAGTTAGGGAAAGATTCTTTCAAGGACAAAGAAGAACTTATTAGAGCTATCAAGCTTTATAGTATTAGGACACATAAACCGTTTGAGGTTGTTGAGACACGTCCAACTCTATGGACCATAAGATGCAAGTTACATTTACAATCCGGTTGCAAATGGCAAGTTCGTGCAATCAAACGAAAACGAAGTGGATAttttgaaattacaaagtacatGGGTCCACATACTTGTTTATACAACAATATTTCGCAAGACCATCCAAATCTAGATGGAAGCTTGATAGCCCAGGAAACCAAACATCTTATTAAAGAGCAGCCTTCAATTAGTATTCCTGCGTTGAGAGCCGAAATAGTCGATAAATTAGGTTATATTCCTTCATACAAAAAGGTTTGGACCGGAAAACAGAAAGCGATTGAACAAGTatttggcaattgggaagaatCTTATTCTGCTTTACCCAAATTTCTATGCGCAGTTCAAAAGTTCAATCCGGGGACTATAGTCGAGTGGTTAGTTTCGAGCTCAACCAATGAAGAACCCATGGAATTTAGACGTGTTTTTTGGGCTTTTGCCCCTTCTATTAAGGGGTTTGTACATTGTCGGCCGGTGATTAGCATTGACGGCACACATTTGTATGGTAAGTACAAGGGAACGATGATGATTGCAATGGGAGTTGATGGTAATAATCAGATTTTGCCACTAGCATTTGCAATTGTAGAAAATGAATCGTATGATAGTTGGAATTGgtttctttcttatatcaagattcATGTGGTAAAAGAACGTGAAGGTATTTGTTTAATTTCTGATCGTCATCTTGGAATCCTAAAGGCGGTCAATCAACATGGATCGCCATGGTTAGAGCCACGTGGTTTTCATAG GTATTGTTTACGTCATTTTATCAACAACTTTTACGAGAAGTTTCGTAATTCAGAATTGAAAGGTCTAGCTTATCGTGCCGGGAGTCAAAATCAAGTTCGAAAATTCAACTCGACCATGGAAGAAATTGGGAAGCTAAATCCACAAGCTAGACAATGGCTAGAGAGTCATCCACTTGATAGATGGACACTTGCACATGATGGTGGGAGGAGATATGGGTTGCTCACAACAAATTTGTCAGAGATTTTTAATAGTGTCCTTAAAGGTGCCCGTTTTTTACCAATCACGGCTTGTGTCCAACTTACTTTTTATAGATTGGTGCATTACTTTGAGGTGAGACGCCCTTTAGGAAACAGTTCACGGGCTAATGGAGATGCATATACCCCTCATGTTCTTGTCAAACAAGTAGCTTTGATGTCAAAAGCAAGTGCACATTCATTGAGATCTTTTAATCGAGAGAAAGGTATATTTGAGTTGATAACTCAAAGAGGAAGAAATGTGCAAGTAGTTAATTTGGAGCAAAAAACTTGCACATGTGGTAAGTGGGAAGTGTTTAAATATCCTTGTTCTCATGTCTTGAGTGCATGTGCCACACTTTCTTTGAATAGTTGGCAATATGTTGATAAATGTTActcaattgtaaaatattgtgatACTTGGGCTTCCGAATTTTCCCCACTTCCTCATGAAGCGTATTGGCCACAATCTTTGTTTAAAGAATTACTTCCAAATTTTGAGCTCTTACGGAATAAAAAAGGTCGTCCCCGCTCAACAAGACTTCGAAATGGAATGGACATTAAAGAAGGAAGAAAAGCGAACCTTTGTGGAATTTGTAAGCAAAGTGGTCACAATCGAAAAAAATGCCCGTCTAAACCAAG aTAG